One Streptomyces sp. RPA4-2 genomic window carries:
- a CDS encoding MFS transporter, giving the protein MAVWAVAAGAFALVMSEFLAIGLLPDVAKSLGVSEGTAGLMVTAPGLMAALSAPLLTVAAARVDRRAILLSLSVLLVASDLLAALAPTFSVLMVARLLLGVAVGGFWTIGVSVAPRLVPAQVVPRAASVITSGITLATVASLPLGSLAGDLLGWRAGFLIIAGLALATLVLQFFALPRMPAQHAVTFGSLLTLFKLPRARAGVIASVLVFFGHFAGYTYLSPALHDLAHIDSTWTTPVLLLFGVTGIVGNFAAGMTAARSIRGTLTAGVILLVASLALLPLIGTTAPGAVVLVGLWGLAWGAMPLGLQLWILDAMGEKADSGLALFISASQLALAAGAFLGGVTVDSAGVSPDLLIAAAVSAGALIALWTAPRLSAARNNR; this is encoded by the coding sequence GTGGCTGTGTGGGCCGTCGCGGCGGGCGCGTTCGCCCTGGTCATGTCCGAGTTCCTCGCGATCGGCCTGCTGCCCGACGTGGCGAAGAGTCTCGGTGTGTCGGAGGGGACGGCGGGGCTCATGGTGACCGCCCCGGGCCTGATGGCCGCACTCTCCGCGCCGTTGCTGACCGTGGCCGCGGCCCGGGTGGACAGAAGGGCCATCCTGCTGTCACTGAGCGTTTTGCTCGTGGCGTCCGATCTGCTGGCAGCGCTGGCCCCGACCTTCTCCGTGCTGATGGTCGCGCGACTGCTGCTGGGCGTGGCGGTCGGAGGGTTCTGGACGATCGGGGTCAGCGTCGCCCCCCGGCTGGTTCCCGCACAGGTCGTTCCCCGGGCCGCTTCGGTGATCACGTCGGGTATTACCCTGGCGACCGTGGCCAGCCTTCCGCTGGGTTCCCTGGCCGGTGACCTATTGGGGTGGCGCGCGGGGTTCCTGATCATCGCCGGTCTTGCTCTGGCCACCCTCGTCCTGCAGTTCTTCGCCCTCCCGCGGATGCCGGCACAGCACGCTGTCACGTTCGGGTCGCTGCTGACTCTCTTCAAGTTGCCCAGGGCCCGGGCCGGCGTGATCGCCTCGGTGCTGGTCTTCTTCGGGCACTTCGCGGGATACACCTACCTGTCGCCCGCGCTGCACGACCTCGCCCACATCGACAGCACGTGGACGACACCCGTCCTGTTGCTGTTCGGAGTGACGGGGATCGTGGGGAACTTCGCCGCGGGCATGACGGCGGCCCGCAGCATCAGGGGGACGCTCACCGCAGGGGTGATCCTGCTGGTCGCATCGCTGGCCCTGCTCCCGCTGATCGGCACGACGGCCCCGGGCGCGGTCGTGCTGGTCGGACTGTGGGGCCTGGCTTGGGGTGCGATGCCGCTCGGATTGCAGCTGTGGATCCTGGACGCGATGGGTGAGAAGGCCGACAGCGGACTGGCCCTCTTCATCTCCGCCAGCCAACTCGCCCTCGCCGCGGGAGCTTTCCTGGGAGGCGTCACCGTCGACAGCGCCGGCGTCAGCCCCGACCTGCTAATAGCGGCGGCGGTCTCAGCCGGCGCCCTCATCGCACTGTGGACAGCTCCACGGCTGTCAGCGGCACGCAACAACCGCTAG
- a CDS encoding alkene reductase: MTNLFEPVTVGKWVLSNRIAMAPMTLNRAGEGQVPQEISAQYYGQRAGAGLIIAEGTQPSPRGQGYLDSPGIHSSEQIEGWRLIAEAVHARNGHIVVQLMHAGRIAHPENKPGQETVAPSAVAAPDEIFTAKGMQPYPVPRALETHELPELVEEFVHAARSAVEAGLDGVELHAANGYLLHQFLAPSTNLRTDEYGGSPAARARLVVEVARAVAGAIGPERVGIRISPAHNIHGAIEDDTAETAATYRELLDGIAPLGLAYLHALADPADALIQELRTRFSGPFIASDGFAQVTTESAQGILDAGLADVVAVGRPYIANPDLVRRWSTGAELNEADPATFYGGGASGYIDYPDLKD, from the coding sequence ATGACCAACCTGTTCGAGCCGGTGACCGTTGGGAAATGGGTCCTGAGCAATCGCATCGCCATGGCGCCCATGACCCTGAACCGGGCCGGCGAGGGGCAGGTGCCGCAGGAGATCAGTGCCCAGTACTACGGGCAGCGGGCCGGTGCCGGCCTGATCATCGCCGAGGGGACGCAGCCCAGCCCGCGCGGCCAGGGGTACCTCGACAGCCCGGGGATCCACAGCTCCGAGCAGATCGAGGGGTGGCGCCTGATCGCGGAGGCCGTCCACGCGCGGAACGGTCACATCGTCGTGCAGCTGATGCACGCGGGCCGCATCGCGCACCCTGAGAACAAGCCCGGCCAGGAGACGGTGGCGCCCAGCGCCGTTGCGGCCCCGGACGAGATCTTCACCGCGAAGGGCATGCAGCCCTACCCGGTGCCCAGGGCGCTGGAGACACACGAACTGCCCGAGCTGGTCGAGGAGTTCGTGCACGCGGCCCGATCCGCCGTCGAGGCCGGCCTGGACGGTGTGGAGCTGCACGCGGCGAACGGCTACCTGCTGCACCAGTTCCTCGCTCCTTCCACGAACCTGCGCACCGACGAGTACGGAGGGTCTCCGGCAGCTCGGGCGCGGCTGGTCGTGGAGGTCGCCCGGGCTGTCGCCGGCGCGATAGGGCCGGAGCGGGTGGGGATCCGAATCTCTCCCGCGCACAACATCCACGGCGCCATCGAGGACGACACCGCCGAGACGGCTGCCACGTACCGGGAGCTCCTCGACGGCATCGCCCCCTTGGGCCTGGCCTACCTCCACGCGCTCGCCGACCCGGCCGACGCGTTGATCCAGGAGCTGCGCACGCGCTTCTCGGGACCTTTCATCGCCAGCGACGGCTTCGCGCAGGTCACGACGGAGTCCGCGCAGGGGATCCTCGACGCGGGCCTGGCCGATGTCGTTGCCGTGGGCCGTCCGTACATCGCCAACCCTGATCTCGTGCGCCGCTGGAGCACCGGCGCGGAGCTCAACGAGGCCGACCCGGCGACCTTCTACGGCGGTGGCGCGAGCGGATACATCGACTACCCCGACCTCAAGGACTGA
- a CDS encoding nuclear transport factor 2 family protein codes for MNGNSDLQKRREEIVINYFRMVDAGNPAVIDIFTDDAQMFYPKFGFAVGKAQIGAFAQGLGRGIASLEHEIDGFTVLSSGNYVIVEGAENGTTTSGVDFPDGVSSFGLFCNVFEFEGELIKRTHIYVDPDFANTHAEGVAWGKSVQDSIAGL; via the coding sequence GTGAACGGCAACAGCGATCTCCAGAAGCGCCGCGAAGAGATTGTCATCAACTACTTCCGTATGGTCGACGCCGGAAACCCCGCGGTGATCGACATCTTCACGGACGACGCCCAGATGTTCTACCCGAAGTTCGGTTTCGCGGTCGGCAAGGCGCAGATCGGTGCGTTCGCCCAGGGTCTCGGCCGGGGAATCGCGTCGCTCGAGCATGAGATCGACGGTTTCACCGTGCTGTCGTCCGGAAATTACGTGATCGTCGAGGGTGCCGAGAACGGAACGACGACATCGGGTGTGGACTTCCCCGACGGCGTCTCCTCTTTCGGACTGTTCTGCAACGTTTTCGAGTTCGAGGGCGAACTCATCAAGCGGACCCACATCTACGTGGACCCGGACTTCGCCAACACGCACGCTGAAGGTGTGGCGTGGGGCAAGTCGGTGCAGGACAGCATCGCCGGCCTGTAG
- a CDS encoding nuclear transport factor 2 family protein — protein sequence MNSNSDLQKKYEEIALSYFRLVDQGDPAIFDLFTDDAQMFFPKFGIATGKAQIAAFAQGFAGAIASIQHDESGLHVMASGNHVVVEGAGKGTLTSGATFPDDDPTSGMFCNVFEFEGEHIKRLHIYEDPDFARTHTDGVNWGDSVRESL from the coding sequence GTGAACAGCAACAGCGACCTCCAGAAGAAGTACGAAGAGATAGCCCTCAGCTATTTCCGCCTGGTGGACCAAGGCGACCCGGCCATTTTCGACCTCTTCACGGACGACGCTCAGATGTTCTTCCCAAAATTCGGCATCGCCACCGGGAAAGCGCAGATCGCAGCGTTCGCGCAGGGTTTCGCCGGTGCGATCGCATCGATTCAGCACGACGAGTCCGGCCTTCACGTAATGGCGTCCGGGAACCATGTGGTGGTCGAGGGAGCAGGCAAAGGCACCCTGACGTCAGGGGCAACATTCCCTGACGACGATCCCACCAGCGGGATGTTCTGCAATGTGTTCGAGTTCGAGGGCGAACACATCAAGCGCCTCCACATCTACGAAGACCCGGACTTCGCCCGCACCCACACCGACGGAGTGAACTGGGGCGACTCGGTACGCGAAAGCCTGTAG
- a CDS encoding TetR/AcrR family transcriptional regulator translates to MAVGRPRTFDEAQALDLAVEVFWRQGYEGTSITDLTTAMGMNKPSLYTVFGSKEKLFRLVVARYAERDMGYKTAALAEPTAAAVARTLLLENAKALTRKDRPAGCLSIQGGLSSSPDNASVCAFLAASRLEGEQALADRFRTAVTDGDLPAGTDPAALARYIIAFTEGQAVHAAAGADRRQLEETAEIALRVFPDGRGPMSD, encoded by the coding sequence ATGGCTGTCGGCCGACCCCGAACCTTCGACGAAGCGCAAGCGCTCGACCTCGCGGTCGAGGTCTTCTGGCGCCAGGGGTACGAGGGCACCTCCATCACCGACCTCACCACCGCGATGGGCATGAACAAGCCCAGCCTGTACACGGTGTTCGGGTCGAAGGAGAAGCTGTTTCGGCTGGTCGTCGCGCGCTACGCGGAGCGGGACATGGGCTACAAGACCGCAGCGCTCGCCGAACCGACGGCCGCCGCTGTCGCCCGGACCCTGTTGCTGGAGAACGCCAAGGCGCTCACGCGGAAGGACCGGCCGGCCGGCTGCCTGTCCATCCAGGGCGGCCTGTCCAGCAGTCCCGACAACGCCTCGGTCTGCGCTTTCCTCGCCGCGAGCCGGTTGGAGGGCGAGCAGGCACTCGCCGACCGGTTCCGTACGGCGGTGACGGACGGCGACCTGCCCGCCGGTACAGATCCGGCCGCACTCGCCCGCTACATCATCGCCTTCACCGAGGGCCAAGCCGTACACGCCGCGGCGGGTGCCGACCGTCGGCAGCTCGAAGAGACCGCAGAAATCGCCCTGCGAGTCTTCCCGGACGGCAGAGGCCCGATGTCCGACTGA
- a CDS encoding Rrf2 family transcriptional regulator, which translates to MSANSRLTVAVHVLTWMVLDRQGGNEVATSERIASSVNTNPVVIRRCLGDLRKAGLVEARRGTGAGWLVTREPETVTLLDVYEALDEGGVFGMHNSEPNQSCPVGFGIRPTLRHVYDGVEDTMRKQLAGTTIADVLRDVLAQERAKGQAE; encoded by the coding sequence GTGAGTGCGAACAGCAGGCTGACGGTCGCGGTGCACGTACTGACGTGGATGGTGCTCGACCGGCAGGGCGGGAACGAGGTCGCCACGTCCGAGCGCATCGCGAGCAGCGTCAACACCAACCCCGTCGTGATCCGGCGCTGCCTCGGTGATCTGCGGAAGGCGGGGCTGGTGGAGGCCCGGCGGGGCACCGGTGCCGGCTGGCTCGTCACGCGGGAGCCGGAGACGGTCACCCTGCTCGATGTGTACGAGGCCCTGGACGAGGGCGGTGTCTTCGGGATGCACAACAGCGAACCGAACCAGTCCTGTCCGGTCGGCTTCGGGATCCGGCCCACCCTGCGGCACGTGTACGACGGCGTGGAGGACACCATGCGGAAGCAACTGGCCGGCACCACCATCGCCGACGTACTGCGGGATGTACTGGCCCAGGAGCGGGCTAAGGGTCAAGCGGAGTAG
- a CDS encoding SigE family RNA polymerase sigma factor, with product MRQAGAEGFDGFVAARWSALIHLARLLCGGDRHRAEDLLQEALVKLWFVWPRIADEAPEAYVRKVLARAAARSARRRWWGERPVDELPDLAQVGDESATVVERSRLEAALAQLPPRQRAAVVLRYYQDLPEKQVAEVLGCPLGTARSHASRGVARLRQILAVVVEPVE from the coding sequence ATGCGACAGGCTGGAGCCGAGGGTTTCGACGGGTTCGTCGCGGCCCGGTGGTCGGCGTTGATCCACCTCGCGCGCCTGCTCTGCGGAGGTGACCGGCACCGCGCCGAGGACCTGCTCCAGGAGGCCCTGGTCAAGCTCTGGTTCGTCTGGCCGAGGATCGCGGACGAGGCGCCCGAGGCGTACGTACGCAAGGTCCTGGCCCGCGCCGCCGCCCGCTCGGCCCGCAGGCGGTGGTGGGGCGAGCGCCCCGTGGACGAACTCCCCGACCTGGCACAGGTCGGGGACGAGTCCGCCACCGTGGTGGAGCGGTCGCGGCTGGAGGCGGCCCTCGCCCAACTGCCGCCCCGGCAAAGGGCCGCCGTGGTGCTGCGCTACTACCAGGACCTGCCGGAGAAACAGGTCGCGGAGGTCCTGGGATGCCCGCTGGGCACCGCCCGGTCCCACGCGTCACGCGGTGTGGCGCGCCTGCGCCAGATCCTGGCCGTCGTCGTCGAACCGGTGGAGTGA
- a CDS encoding bifunctional glycosyltransferase family 2/GtrA family protein yields MDRLPLRLPLPADHPEPVLDVVVPVFNEERDLEPSVRRLHTHLRETFPYPFRITVADNASTDATPRIAARLAAELPEAEWIRLAEKGRGRALRVAWSRSRAPVLAYLDVDLSTELTALLPLVAPLISGHSDMAIGTRLARGSRVVRGPKREIISRCYNALLRSTLAVGFSDAQCGFKAVRRDVAERLLPLVEDSEWFFDTELLVIAERAGLRIHEVPVDWVDDPDSRVDLIPTAVADLRGIARIGGALARGTLPTAGLRRAAGGDPPTSLVAQSLRFGAVGVASTIGYVLLYVALRPVTGPQGANAWALLLCAVANTTANRRLTFGPRGRGGALRQQAKGLVVFGLGLALTSGSLAALHRWAPGPGRPTEAVVLVVANLVATLLRFLLLRAWVFAAVPGNGEKGAEVR; encoded by the coding sequence ATGGACAGACTGCCGCTCCGTCTGCCGCTGCCCGCGGACCACCCGGAACCCGTCCTCGACGTGGTCGTCCCCGTGTTCAACGAGGAGAGGGACCTGGAGCCGAGCGTGCGGCGGCTGCACACGCACCTGCGCGAGACGTTCCCGTACCCCTTCCGCATCACCGTCGCCGACAACGCCAGTACCGACGCCACGCCGCGGATCGCGGCCCGGCTGGCCGCCGAGCTCCCGGAGGCCGAGTGGATACGGCTGGCCGAGAAGGGTCGCGGACGGGCTCTGCGCGTCGCCTGGTCGCGGTCACGGGCGCCGGTCCTGGCCTACCTGGACGTGGACCTGTCCACCGAACTGACGGCGCTGCTCCCGCTGGTCGCGCCGCTGATCTCCGGCCACTCCGACATGGCCATCGGCACCCGGCTGGCCCGCGGCTCCCGGGTGGTGCGCGGCCCCAAGCGGGAGATCATCTCCCGTTGCTACAACGCCCTGTTGAGGTCCACCCTCGCGGTCGGCTTCTCCGACGCGCAGTGCGGTTTCAAAGCGGTCAGGCGCGATGTCGCCGAACGGCTGCTTCCCCTGGTGGAGGACTCGGAATGGTTCTTCGACACGGAACTGCTGGTGATCGCCGAGCGGGCCGGGCTGCGCATCCACGAGGTACCCGTCGACTGGGTGGACGACCCCGACAGCCGGGTCGATCTGATCCCCACGGCCGTGGCGGACCTGCGCGGTATCGCCAGGATCGGCGGCGCGCTGGCCCGTGGCACGCTTCCGACCGCTGGGCTGCGGCGCGCCGCCGGAGGTGATCCTCCGACCTCACTGGTCGCCCAGTCGCTGCGGTTCGGTGCCGTGGGCGTGGCAAGCACGATCGGGTACGTCCTGCTCTATGTGGCCCTGCGTCCGGTCACGGGTCCGCAGGGAGCCAACGCGTGGGCGCTCCTGCTCTGCGCCGTCGCGAACACGACCGCGAACCGGCGGCTCACCTTCGGGCCGCGCGGGCGCGGCGGCGCGCTGCGCCAACAGGCCAAGGGGCTCGTGGTGTTCGGCCTCGGCCTGGCGCTCACCAGCGGGTCGCTCGCCGCGCTGCACCGCTGGGCCCCGGGTCCCGGGCGGCCCACGGAGGCCGTGGTGCTCGTCGTCGCCAATCTGGTCGCGACGCTCCTGCGTTTCCTGCTCCTGCGGGCCTGGGTGTTCGCCGCCGTCCCCGGCAACGGCGAGAAGGGAGCCGAGGTCCGATGA
- a CDS encoding anti-sigma factor antagonist — translation MDTSPAASDELVAITTRYEMPRAFVMLLRGCADLTSSGKLEEIFGEAAGSGCPVIVDLAGLAFGDEHLLGHLLAAREKGDLTLVGPLSRQFHQRMDVTGTVECFDVQPDLTTALAHLPG, via the coding sequence ATGGACACCTCCCCCGCGGCCTCGGATGAACTGGTGGCGATCACCACCCGGTACGAGATGCCCAGGGCGTTCGTGATGCTCCTGCGGGGATGTGCCGACCTGACGAGCTCCGGAAAGCTGGAGGAGATCTTCGGTGAGGCCGCCGGGTCCGGCTGCCCGGTGATCGTGGATCTGGCCGGTCTCGCCTTCGGCGACGAACATCTGCTGGGGCACCTGCTCGCTGCCCGTGAGAAGGGCGACCTGACGCTTGTCGGCCCCCTGAGCAGGCAGTTCCACCAGCGTATGGACGTCACGGGTACGGTCGAATGCTTCGATGTCCAGCCCGACCTGACCACCGCCCTGGCGCATCTGCCGGGCTGA
- a CDS encoding sigma-70 family RNA polymerase sigma factor: protein MSTRNTADEAALVTAARGGDPQAQDALVSAYLPLVYNIVGRALNGSVDVDDVVQETMLRALDALGSLRSPESFRSWLVAIAMNQVRTHWQDRQFTPGAVEDTKDFADPGADFVDLTMVRLQLSGQRQETARATRWLEPDDRALLSLWWLECAGELTRTEVAAALEVSPQQTAVRVQRMKAQLEAARVVVRALDARPPCEELRGVLASWDARPSALWRKRIARHARGCARCSGLWSGLMPAEGLLAGLALVSASPALLDRVRSAHGGMAPAGSASALDASGVTAGPGARARHRAAGRAGTSRGEARRRRRVRRRAVGGAVVAACVAGGGLWYFGADPGNGGGGGNAAQTTDDHVVGLSASSASEATPSVSPPASASVSPSASAKKKASPSRTPSATKKSVPTPPRSAPPAKASASASKVAAAPATTVAQVVALVNKERATAGCGPLTEDAQLEKAAQAHSDDMAARNFFEHTNPDGADPGQRITAAGYRWSTYGENIAQGQQTPEAVMESWMNSPGHRANILNCAFKNIGVGVHKGSGGPWWTQDFGAKQ from the coding sequence ATGAGCACACGGAACACGGCGGACGAGGCGGCACTGGTGACCGCTGCCCGAGGCGGCGACCCGCAGGCTCAGGACGCCCTGGTCAGTGCGTACCTCCCGCTCGTCTACAACATCGTGGGCCGGGCTCTGAACGGCTCCGTCGACGTGGACGACGTGGTGCAGGAGACCATGCTCCGTGCCCTGGACGCGCTGGGAAGTCTGCGGAGCCCCGAAAGCTTCCGCTCCTGGCTCGTGGCGATCGCGATGAACCAGGTCCGGACCCACTGGCAGGACCGGCAGTTCACCCCGGGAGCCGTGGAGGACACGAAGGACTTCGCCGATCCGGGCGCCGACTTCGTGGACCTGACGATGGTGCGGCTGCAGTTGTCCGGCCAGCGTCAGGAGACCGCGCGCGCCACCCGCTGGCTGGAGCCGGACGACCGGGCGCTGCTGTCGCTGTGGTGGCTGGAGTGCGCCGGCGAACTCACCCGGACCGAGGTCGCCGCTGCCCTGGAGGTGTCACCTCAGCAGACGGCGGTCCGGGTGCAGCGGATGAAGGCACAACTGGAGGCGGCGCGTGTGGTCGTGCGGGCACTCGACGCGCGGCCGCCGTGTGAGGAACTGCGTGGGGTACTGGCCTCCTGGGACGCTCGGCCCTCGGCGCTGTGGCGCAAGCGAATAGCACGGCACGCCCGCGGGTGCGCACGCTGCTCAGGCCTGTGGAGCGGGCTGATGCCCGCGGAGGGGCTGCTGGCCGGGCTGGCACTCGTGTCGGCGTCGCCCGCGCTGCTGGACAGGGTGCGCTCCGCCCACGGCGGCATGGCTCCGGCCGGTTCGGCGTCGGCGCTCGACGCTTCCGGTGTCACCGCCGGACCGGGTGCGAGGGCCCGCCACCGTGCCGCCGGCCGCGCGGGAACCTCCCGTGGCGAGGCCCGTCGCCGTCGGCGCGTCCGGCGCCGCGCGGTCGGCGGTGCCGTCGTGGCGGCCTGTGTGGCCGGCGGCGGTCTCTGGTACTTCGGTGCGGATCCCGGGAACGGGGGTGGGGGAGGGAACGCCGCGCAGACCACCGACGACCACGTCGTGGGCCTCTCGGCGTCCAGCGCCTCCGAGGCCACGCCGTCGGTCTCCCCGCCCGCCTCGGCGTCCGTGTCACCGTCCGCGTCGGCAAAGAAGAAGGCGAGCCCGTCCAGGACGCCGTCCGCCACGAAGAAGAGTGTGCCGACGCCCCCGAGATCCGCGCCGCCCGCCAAGGCTTCGGCCAGTGCGTCGAAGGTGGCGGCGGCTCCGGCGACCACCGTCGCGCAGGTGGTCGCGCTGGTGAACAAGGAGCGTGCGACGGCCGGCTGCGGCCCGCTCACCGAGGACGCGCAGCTGGAGAAGGCCGCGCAGGCACACTCCGACGACATGGCCGCCCGTAACTTCTTCGAACACACCAACCCGGACGGTGCCGACCCCGGGCAGCGCATCACCGCCGCGGGCTACCGCTGGTCCACGTACGGCGAGAACATCGCCCAGGGTCAGCAGACACCGGAGGCGGTGATGGAGTCGTGGATGAACAGCCCCGGCCACCGCGCCAACATCCTCAACTGCGCGTTCAAGAACATCGGTGTGGGTGTCCACAAGGGGTCGGGCGGCCCGTGGTGGACACAGGACTTCGGCGCCAAGCAGTGA
- a CDS encoding SAM-dependent methyltransferase: protein MTQYGFRTEEIDTSRPHPARIYDYLLGGKDNYEVDQRAGDELAAAAPEARIGLRANRAFLQRAVRYVVGSGVRQILDVGTGLPTSPNVHETAEAVASDVRIAYVDNDPIVNAHANALISRSGPTSVVLADLRDPLAIVNHPDVRRVIDFDEPVALLLVAVVHFLTNADNPRQVVATLRDALPVGSFLVLSHATGDFADRRDAQAVYNKASATLNLRARAEVERFFDGFELVEPGLAQVPFWRPDGPPPARSGEIGFYGGVGRRNG, encoded by the coding sequence GTGACGCAGTACGGGTTCCGTACCGAGGAGATCGACACCAGCAGGCCGCACCCGGCCCGGATCTACGACTACCTGCTGGGCGGCAAGGACAACTACGAGGTGGACCAGCGGGCCGGCGACGAACTCGCCGCCGCGGCCCCCGAGGCGCGGATCGGCCTGCGGGCCAACCGCGCCTTCCTGCAGCGCGCTGTCCGGTACGTGGTGGGCAGCGGCGTCCGCCAGATCCTCGACGTCGGCACCGGACTGCCCACTTCGCCGAACGTGCACGAGACGGCCGAGGCGGTGGCGTCCGACGTGCGCATCGCGTACGTCGACAACGACCCGATCGTGAACGCCCACGCCAACGCGCTGATCAGCCGTTCCGGTCCGACCAGTGTCGTACTCGCCGACCTGCGCGATCCGCTCGCCATCGTGAACCACCCCGACGTGCGCCGCGTCATCGACTTCGACGAACCCGTCGCCCTTCTCCTGGTCGCCGTCGTCCACTTCCTCACCAATGCGGACAATCCCAGGCAAGTGGTCGCCACGCTGCGCGACGCGCTGCCCGTGGGCAGCTTCCTGGTGCTCTCCCACGCCACGGGCGACTTCGCCGACCGTCGTGACGCGCAGGCCGTCTACAACAAGGCCAGCGCCACCCTGAACCTGCGCGCTCGCGCGGAGGTCGAGCGATTCTTCGACGGCTTCGAACTGGTCGAACCGGGCCTGGCCCAGGTTCCGTTCTGGCGCCCGGACGGCCCGCCGCCGGCGAGGTCCGGCGAGATCGGTTTCTATGGCGGCGTGGGGCGCAGGAACGGCTGA
- a CDS encoding SDR family oxidoreductase, translated as MTERTIALVTGANKGIGYQIAAGLGTLGWSVGVGARDDQRRSAAVEKLRAAGIDAFAVPLDVTDDASATAAARLIDERAGRLDVLVNNAAITGDMPQEPTRIDPATIHTVVDTNVIGVIRVTNAMLPLLHRSAAPRIVNMSSSVGSLTLQSGPAAEQTAGPVSAAYAPSKTFLNSVTLQYARELSGTNILINTGCPGYVATDLNGFRGVRTPEQGAAIAIRLATLPDDGPTGQFFDDAGVVPW; from the coding sequence ATGACTGAACGGACGATCGCGCTGGTCACCGGCGCGAACAAGGGAATCGGCTACCAGATCGCCGCGGGCCTGGGCACCCTCGGCTGGAGTGTCGGCGTCGGCGCCCGCGACGACCAGCGCCGAAGCGCCGCGGTGGAGAAACTGCGCGCCGCCGGCATCGACGCGTTCGCCGTACCGCTGGACGTGACCGACGACGCGAGCGCGACCGCCGCTGCACGGCTGATCGACGAACGGGCCGGACGCCTCGACGTGCTCGTCAACAATGCCGCCATCACAGGCGACATGCCACAGGAGCCCACCCGGATCGACCCCGCCACCATCCACACGGTCGTGGACACCAACGTGATCGGCGTCATCCGCGTCACCAACGCGATGCTGCCGCTGCTGCACCGTTCCGCCGCACCACGGATCGTGAACATGTCCAGCAGCGTCGGTTCCCTCACCCTGCAGTCAGGACCCGCCGCCGAGCAGACGGCAGGTCCGGTGTCCGCGGCGTACGCGCCGTCGAAGACGTTCCTGAACTCCGTCACCCTCCAATACGCCCGGGAGCTGAGCGGCACGAACATCCTGATCAACACCGGCTGCCCCGGCTACGTCGCCACCGACCTCAACGGCTTCCGCGGCGTGCGCACCCCCGAACAGGGCGCGGCGATCGCCATCAGACTCGCGACCCTGCCCGACGACGGCCCCACCGGACAGTTCTTCGACGACGCCGGCGTAGTTCCCTGGTGA